From Arachis stenosperma cultivar V10309 chromosome 2, arast.V10309.gnm1.PFL2, whole genome shotgun sequence, one genomic window encodes:
- the LOC130961735 gene encoding FCS-Like Zinc finger 17-like: MLPKFMSSFMVETQEEEKGNNHNNKNNNNSMDVVVGLRLLTSSSSKSNVLVKSSLLLVRNKAYNHHNHQQPQEDYCFLKTCNLCNKQLRSDKDIYMYRGDQGFCSIECRNRQIVLDDMRELENSTKQMVASYNNRTHHCCNDARLETRLILEDLRMQRLKYRF; the protein is encoded by the exons ATGCTACCAAAGTTCATGAGTTCTTTCATGGTGGAAacacaagaagaagaaaaagggaacaaTCAcaataacaagaataataataatagcatGGATGTTGTTGTTGGTTTGAGGCTTCTCACAAGCTCATCATCAAAGAGCAATGTTCTTGTGAAATCTTCACTACTATTAGTGAGAAATAAAGCATATAATCATCATAATCATCAACAACCTCAAGAAGATTATTGCTTCCTTAAAACTTGTAACCTTTGCAATAAGCAGCTTAGATCTGACAAGGATATCTACATGTACAG GGGTGACCAAGGTTTCTGCAGCATAGAGTGTAGGAACAGACAAATAGTTTTGGATGATATGAGAGAATTAGAGAATTCTACAAAGCAAATGGTTGCATCTTATAATAATAGGACACACCATTGTTGCAATGATGCACGCTTAGAAACTCGTCTCATACTTGAAGATCTCAGAATGcaaagactcaaatatagattcTGA